In Alnus glutinosa chromosome 7, dhAlnGlut1.1, whole genome shotgun sequence, the sequence CAATCTTAGGGAGAAGCCCTAAGATAaatgaatccatagaagaccccttcaagtaggagacttggttgggaggctttCACGCTGGATTACGTGTCAGAGTCCAAGATACTATtgctgcatatgggtatgtgagtgtactgtctttgtactagctttatcttctgatagtggatttcttaaatttggctgccccagagtaatttttctcttaattgagttccaacttcgttaacaaaatatgtctattttaattctgcattttcgatattttgttacacattacaCACACGATTAACAAAtgaagtcaatttatttttcagcaccaaacaccgaaaaatacaaaaaatatttaacaccCAAACAAGTGAAGTATCAATCCCAATAGAAATAATAGGCACAAGCCAAAATCACTACATGCTCTTTCTTCAAAAATGAAACATTACACTATGAAGATTTCATAGCAGCTTATAGCCATCACATTGTgcattttaacaaatttttaacTAAAACTAACCTAgccaaatgaaataaaaataaaaaataaaaaaacccaaaaacttgaAAAGATGAACcgatatttatattattatcagggacattttattatattttcatgaAAGAATGAATCATCTACATTGCTGCCTGTGGAAATTCCTCTCGGAAAGAATTCTGGACAGCAAAGTTTTCAACCTTCTAGCCCCAGCTCCAGGCCTCAAAACACCATAATTCTCACTTTGAAAAGCTGAGCATGTATTATTTATGTTTCCACTCCCAGAACACCAGCCGCCATAGTTGAACTGTCTCTGCTGTCTTTTGAGAAGCTGGCGATCAATTTTGTCAAGAACTCTGTCATTTTTCTTGAACTTCCTGGCAAAGGGGCGGTTGCTCAAAACAATGCTCCTATAATCTTTAAGTCCGAGGGACCTGGGGTGCTGCTTGGGAGGATTATCCCATGTGATGTAGTGGAGATCATGATTAACTGTAGTGTTCTTGTAGTCTTCAGAATTGCATATAGCTGTCTGGAAGTATCCCTCCGGAGATGAGACAAAGTTGGTGTAGTAGAGGAGAAGGGTCCTTGGCAAATTGTCCCACCCCACTATGCAATACTCGGTGAAAGATCTTGACAGGATTGTCCATGCTGAACCTTGTGCAGGGGAAGCcagcaaaaagaaataaattccaTATATCAAGtggaacaaaaacataaaaactcaGAAAGTACTCCATATAAACTATCAACTTCATGATGAACCAGGTTGTTTGTTCTGCATCCTTGTCAATTTACAATGGCTTTccattttaaaacaaaagtgaCAATTCAACTATAAAGCTAAAAATATACCTACTCACCTCAAACTAACACCTCTTCTACAAATATACCACCAAACTATTATTTATGATATTTGACTCCTTCAAACTACtattattttgttgtaaaaaagaaaaaaagaaaacacttttCTGAGCTATTAACAATAAAATACTTAGAAAATGGTGTGGGTGTCCTGCGCATGCATATTTTGGACTTGGAACGCCCAAATTGCCCTAAACTACTATTTATAAAGACaccctcaaactatcatttaTGACACGTTGCCACCTTAAACTACCATTTCCTTGCGATGTGATAAATGCTCAAATTGTCccgaattttattattatttttttaaaaaaaaaaataaagaaaaaaaaaaagaaaaagagaaaaaagagaactACCCCTTGAAGGCATTTGAGAGTGACCGAATCACTTTCAAAGCCATGAGAGAATGGTTTACCACTTCCCAAAATAGTGGGTGGCTGAATCATCCCTCCCCTTGAGGGGGTGTTAAGCCACAACCCAAAAGCCtcctttttatttctatttaatttttttctccaaaatcgAGGCAATTTGGACATTTTAAGTCTAAAATCTACACATGTAAATCACATACACCATTTTCTGTCTATTTTAACAGCAACATCAACAGATAGGCCAAATCGTAACAAAATTTTAGTTTGAGGGAGCCCAATGTCACATATAGTAGTTTTGGAATGTCTTTCTAAATGAGTTTAAGGAAATTTGGGGATTTCAAGTCCAAAGTATTCACATGTAGCTCAAAGTTAgaaagatttttgtttttaagttagATTGAATTCaatgagaagaagaagtttCTGGCTTGATGAACACAACAGTGCCCCCAAGGCCAAGGGTCATGAACTACAATCCCTTAACCTTCCTGATAACCATCTCTAAGCTATTTGGCAAAAACAAACTATATAGGACGAAATCAAACTTTATGCGTCAACACATAATAATAACAGCACAAAGCTGTAAGCCCTTTGTTTGGTTGTCTGAAAAGATGATTGACACAAAAACTTagaaacctttttcttttttttagcattATCCTCCTCCCCATTTTCTGGATATCAAAAGGCACATCCATCACGATTTAACTAAAATCATAAATcccatgaaaataaataatttaaatcagGACCTGTATATTCAGAAGTATCACATGTAACAATGATTTGAATAAACAGATATTGAAATCACATGCAAAcaatgtaatttatttttccaataCCATATTCCACCCTTTCCCTTCACCTTTTTGTTATCTTACAATGGGGGATTGAGATCTTTGTGCTTCTATTTCTCCAtctttttaacttttcatttccaATTTAAAATTAGGGCAAAACTTATAGTGCTAACAATTTTTATACGaacacaacacaaaattagaagATTAAAAAGGTGGGGGGGCCTTGACTTCTTCTATTAAATGAGTCAGGTTAgggttaacctatataattATATAGTCGTACTTCGACACGACACGACCCGAAGCCAACACACGACATAagagttgataatttttttcacGATCCGCgaatccaacacgaaattagcggcttatagattgacctatataattttatacttatgTCTTAACAAAACCCAAACCCGAATAGCTACTCCTATGAAAAAGTAACTGTGGATGATTATTGATGCAAGAGAAAATTcgatataaaatttgaagattatttcatGAATGAGATCAACCCAAGACtggaaagaatcatacaaaatatatgAAGATCATTTTCaacataatatattttactttctatATAAGAATTTTACTGTCTCCAAGTTTAtggttatgttttgtatttttatttctttctttttctccaactATTCTGCTTGGAAAATACTCAACctttgcctatataaaggcatgtctgtattattttgaaattaagttttgaagtatcaattaaattttaagtctttcaGAATTATTTCTATATTTGCTTATTTGAGGCAATTAAGGGTTTTCTtttacctatttttattttctctcttcctgaattatcttttctatcttcaattcatgCTTTCTGCTGTTATTATACGCTATCAGAACAATCTTAATTTTGACccacatcaattggtatcagagcttaagGATCTTCTTAGGGTGAATTTTCATCAGTTTTCATGACTGGTAGTCGTGGTCATGGTTGGCATGGACAGGTTCCGAATGAGAAAGTCTTCTGCCTTGAATGCATTTTACAAGACGTGATGATTGAAGACTTGCAGAGACAGGTTGCGAAGTTAACCTAGCGTCTAGCAGTGCAAAACATGAAGATGTATCGCGATATTTAAAGTCGCGATTCAGAATCCAATTTCGAGAACCCATATCATAATCCTGTTATGGTTCGGGAACAACGTGGTCGGGATAAAGAGTTTCAACATGAAGAAGACGTTGATGATCATCCTCAATGTTTTATAGATTGGAATTCTCCACCAacttatgatatatatatcaatgatgaagatcttatAAAGGTAAGTTTTTTGTCATATGGTCAAGAGGTTGAACAAAAAGTAGATAATCATGTGTTTAATGGAAGTGTAAATAGTGAAATATCTCAATGGTGTCTTCTAAAAGTTATAAGTCATTGATGTTGATCTTcttgggattgaaaattttgtcaaattttcttAACGAAAATCTTGACGTTTGTTTTAACATGtggaagaaattttgatttttcgtGGTCAAgaaagatttgaaattttttggataaaaaaaatacagagagTGAATTTATGACAATCAATCGAGAGCTTGTGAAGATTATTTTATCTCAAGTTGGTGAGAGTACCTTCAAACCTAATATTCCGAGTCATGTTGTGATAAGTTGCAAGTTGTCTTTCTTCTAGTATCAAGTTGCTTTGGTgttaaaaagtataaaatggAATGAATTGAATGGACATCCAAAAGATCAAGGGAAAGATGATTCGAATTCGATGATGAATTCTTTCAAACCCGGTGAGACTAATACATGAGACAATTAGGCATAAAATTTGAAGATTAGTTCTTAAATAAAATCAGCCCAAGAATagaaagaatcatacaaaacATTTGAACATTATTTtcagaataatatattttactttatgtaaaaaaatttcctttGTCTCCAAGTTTAGAGTTACgtcttgtatttttatttctttctttttctccaagtattctGCTTGGAAAATACTATAACTTTacctatataaaggcatgtcTATATtatttagaattaaattttaagtgttttaaaattatttttttgtttgcttatttgatGTAATTATGGGTTTTCTCTTCCcaatttgttattttcattcatcctaaattttctttttctatctttaATTCATAATTTCTGCTGCTATCGCACGCTGTCGGAACAATCTTAATTTTGTCCCgcgtcagttggtatcagagcttaagcGTCTTCTTGGTGTGAATTTTCATAAGTTTTCATGATTAGTGGTCGCGGTTGGCGTGAacaggttccgaatgaggaagtcTCCTACCATGAATGCAATTTACAAGACGTGATAATTGAAGACTTAGAGAGACAAGTTATGGAGTTAACCCAACGTCTAGCAACGCAAAGCATGGAGATGTATCGCGATATTAAAGGTAGCGATTCAGAATCCAATTTCGAGAACCTGTATCACAATCTTGTTCTAGTTCGGGTACAATGTGGTCGAGATGAAGGGTTTCAACATGAAGAAGACGTTGAAGATCACTCTCAATGTTTTGTAGATTGGAATTCTCCACCAACTTATGATACATatatcaatgatgaagatcttatAAAGGTAATTTTTTTGTCATATGGTCAAGAGGTTGAGCAAAAAGTAGATAATCATGTGTTTAATGAAAGTCTAAAAAGTGAAATATCTCAATGGGGTCTTCTGAAAGTTACGTATGTTGATCTTCTTGGGATAgaaaattttttgtcaaattttcctAACGAAAATCTTGACGTTTGTTTTAATATAttggaagaaattttgatttttcgtggtcaagaaagaattgaaatttttggaattttttttttttttttttgataagtatttttGGAAGTGAGTTTAAGACAAAATCAATCAAGAGCTTGTGAAGATTATTTCATCTCAAGTTGATGCAAGTAACTTCAGATCTAATATTCAGAGTCATTTTGTGATGGCTTGCAAGTTGTCTTTCTTCTGGTATAAAGTTACTTTGGTGTTGAGAAGAATAGAATGGAATGAATTGATTATCAAGGCAAAGATGATTCGAATTCGAGAATGAATTCTTTCAAACCCAGTGAAACTGATGCAGGAGACAATTAggcataagatttgaagattatttccgAAATAAAATCAGCCCAAGAATGGAAGGGatcaaacaaaatatttgaacattattttcataataatattttttactgtatgtacaaaaattttattttgtctcCAAGTTTAGAGTTAcgttttgtctttttatttgtttcattttctcaaAGTATTCTGCGtggaaaatactcaaactttttgcctatataaagacatgtctgtattattttggaattaaGTTTTGAAGTCTTTcagagttatttttttgtttgtttattttgagCAATTAGAAATTTTCTCTTCCTaaattcatttttctattttcaattcataatttttattgCTATCATCATGCgtcaattaattaattgcatACTGTGtaaataacttcttttttttttttcaaggcaTCCACCATGGGAATTCTGTAAAGTACTCCGTACAAGCAGGCAAGCATGTGCGTTTGGAAAGAGAGATGCATCAGCATTTGAGTTGTCTTTCCATTATAATTTcttacactctctctctcttccacttCTAATAAACAGAGTTACAGATCAAATACGGAGACAATAATGTTTTACTTTAATCATATAAAAAGCTCCTAGGAAACCAAACCAACAATAAGAAAATCGGATTCTTTTCCTTTCATGCCCCTCCActccatattttattatttgtttcccCCTCCAATGAATTTTAAGGTTTCCTAACTTATCGTTTTGTCATTTAACTTACAAATTTTGGTCACAATTTGGTGGGAATTTAGGTGTTATGAGTCGGATGCCGGTAGGTGGAAGAATGGGATGCCAAAACAAATTATAGATGATATCAACGTGGATGTCGCATCAACCACTTACCTACCTTTTCTAGTGGCACTAGCATCAACAAAATTAGGAGAATGAAAAGGACATTTAACAGCAATCAATTCAACAGAGAATATTGACGACGGTACATAAAATCagtttcttgggttttttttattatacaaaaaaataaataaataaagtgttgAGAAAAGACCATcttgaaaattaatttggaaACGTGGGAAAATAAGTTTAAATAAGTGGAAACAATTATCACCAGAAGTTCACATGCTagtaaagaataaagaataaagaaaaccGGAGAAGGCTTTGGAGGGGCATGGATGCAAATCCTTTCTTTACATAGGGCTTGCTTCAATTGGAATAGTGAGAAGATTGGGGAAAAACCTGTATAGAGCTTGAAAGCTGTTGGGACGGTCCTCTGTTTAATAACCCACCAAATGTCAGACTTATTGCGGCTATACAGCGCTGGGTCTATTAAAATTGGCTTCCCTCTCTTATTCCTGAAATGTGCATTTGCCAAATACAACTTTCTCAGACTAGaaagaaaacatatattttaCCAACTATAGTAATATATACAGATAAAGTATTGATAAATAGGAAAACTTTGGAAATAATTGAAACTCACAGTTTCCAACCCAAGTGACCGCTGTGCTGTATGAAATTCAGATTTCTGGGCAAGTCCGAGAAGGCATCAATTAGATCTgcaaaatcagaaaaaaaaaaaaaaaaaaaaaaaaaatacaccatTTGATATGCAACTAGAAGCTCATAATGAAGAAACTTTGTGAAGCGTGACGGTATGGGATAAGCATGCCATCCACAATATATGTAAGAGAGACCCATATAAAAATTTACCtgcttaaataaattatatgtttAACTTGTTAAAAAAACCTCTTATTGAATCTTTTATttccaaaataaattttagactaTCCAACTACTACTTATCGACACGTGAATTCTATATATGAGTCTCTCATGTTATTTATCTAAATTAGTAACCATTCCAACACGTCATTGTTGTTATCCCAAACCAACCCCAGAATATGAAACATAGTGAAACCAGAACAATGGGGGAAACACtggaaataaaattatatggatGCAAAATTAAGAAAATCGATCGACCtgtattacaaaaaataaataaataaataagggcaCTCACCCTACCATCTTGAGTGATTAAGGGATAGTCAGAAGCACTAAGATTTATGAACCAATCCCAATTGCAGGTCCTCAAGAGCATTGCCATTGCGTGGAGAGTGGTGGCAAGCATGGTTGGTCCTCTATACGTCACCAAGTTAGGCTTCTTAAAGACCCAGACATTACCCACTTCACTGAAAACCGGGTTCCGGGCCACAAACTTGGCTAACTCCCTATGCTCCGTCGCCGGCGCACCATAATCCATGTGAATTAAATAGTAATTCCCCGGATGATACAATGCGAGTAGCAGACGTTTTAGCCTCCCGGTGTCGCCTTTCGACGCTGAGATCACGTAGGCGAACGTCGCCGGATATGGCTTGTTGGATTTTTGTACATTCAGGTAGTTCATAATAGGCCGAAAGTTTGAGATGGGCAGGGTTAGTTTTGTCGGAATGTATAGAAAAGAGAATAGTATTGCGAGTAGCATGAAAGAAATGGTGAAACCTTTGATACCCAtcaggggaaaaagaaaatgtcagaAAATTCAGAGAGAAAATGGTGGAGATGAGGATGGGAGGATTGGAGTTTTCTGGTAAGGTTGGGGAGGTTTAAATGGCTAAAGAATTGGGGGAATAATGAAAAGCGTGGGAATTGTGTGGATTAGATCTTTTGGTTCCTTGCTTGGAAGCGAAGGCCTCCATTTGTCAGTATCTTGTCGGTGGGATGGGAGTGATTTTGATTAACAGTCCTCCAATATTTGAGCCTGCGTTATCATACAACGCAATTGTACCCATAATATCTTTCTTCTAGATGATTTAAGCTTGAATTTACGTAACTACCCTTTGTATGTCTCATATATAGATGTTCCAGGAACATCTTTTTCAGgtgaatattttgttttttatttttaatttttttgtttaaactttCTGGGGCAAGATTATTGCAGGATTTTCGTGCTTTTTGTAGATCCAAGCCTCTAATTAGTAAAGCTGGTGAATGaatatcctctcaaattatttgttagaatttaaaaaaaattcgaatagataattatgaaaaattatttataaaaattatttattttgtcaagtgaattataaattttttttttttgacatgatcaagtgaattattaataatttttcacaattacttacctaaattattttaaatttgaacagataattttttaaaaaaaaaccctgatAACCCAAGTTTACCAATTAGAGACTTGGATCTaaatagcacgaaaatcctgCAATAATCTTGACcaaaaaagattaaacaaaaattaagaattaaaaacaaaatattcgcCGGAAAAAGATGGAACATCTACCTATCAGACATATAAAGGGTAGTTACTTCAATTCACGCCTAAATCATCTAGAATAAAGATATTGTGGGATCGTAAATCAGAATCACTCTAATTTAAGGTGGTTGGAGAGATCACGTTCTAAATTCAAAACCTGCTATTTAAGAGTGCTACTTTCTAAAAGGCAGTTATGTGTATTTGATAAATTTGTTGTTTATCCTTAAAAATCGTAATTTAACTATGAAAATAGTATGTTTTTAAAGATACATTGCTTGTTATATTCTCTTAAACTATCTTTCAATTGTCAATATtttctcaaactatcaattgtatTAATGTCCCCTCATAAACTATCAAAGCATGTCAATGTACTTTTAAGAcaagcaaaaagaaagaaaaaataccctaattttttttcaataagacaaaaatgtctttgtaaattcagaaaaaaactaaaactaaaaaataacaaacaaaaaatagcaaacaaaaaaataactttataaagaaacaaattaaataaaaaacgataaacaagggatttttttttccaaaaaaaaaaatcaaatgaacaaaaaaaataactgaaaattattaaaaaaaaataaaaaacaatttaaatttttagtttttagttttttttttttataactttttgttattttagattttttttttaaaaaaaaaataaattactttttttttaatttaataattttatgaatggtatttttgtcattatgagGACATTAATATTTTCGGTAGTTTAGGGAGGagattaacacaattggtagtttgggaagaCATGGACAGtaaggtggtagtttgagagagttatgtatatattttttttttcatacattttctataatttgatataaaatcccactttatgctccatttgtttcgacgtaaaatggttttcatcATAAAAtgttttcgacgaaatcattttcagaaaaaatgattttctcgaaaatattttttgacatttgGCTAGCACggaaaaaaaagtacaaaagcGAAAATGCAATTGctgccagaatccggcaacgtccagtcgccgttgccggatttcgGCGAGTAGGTTTGGCAAGATCCAGCTAAAATGGCTGGATTCCTCTGGATCTAGTCAGATCCGACCAGATCCCAGCCGAACTCCTTCGAATCTGGTCAAATCCCGACCGGACTCCTCCAGATCCGACCATATCTGGCttgatcagtggccggatccgtccagatctGGCCGAAtaccggccattttggccaaatccagtcggatcaatggccggattccggtcaaCTTCTAACCATGGCCGGAATCTTGCTGGTGCCGTAATCCGGTGACGGTTGCAGGATGTCgtcggattccggcggccggaTGTAGCCAGACTCCAACGCCGGCTGGATTCTGACGACCGACAATTACTGGATTCCAACAATCGAATGTCAAACGTGcgtacaaggaaaaaaaatgtttaatttcagaaaacgatttacggttttaaaaaccgtatatcgtttttcaaaaattaaagaagcttttatggttaaactgaaaaaaaaaaattaaaataaaattcgttgaccattattttcgccctaccaaaacaccgtaaaatgtcgaaatcattttccaaaaatcattttacaccaaaacaaaccgAGCATTAGTTTTAGCTTTCACGTGCTGCCTCAATTGACCTGCGTAGTCTGTCCCTCTGCCTACTTTATGGCTCCGCCTAGTTTTCTCTTAACTCATGGAAGACATGGCCTAGTCTCAATGAGGAGAACTTTAGATTGGGACACCGTCCCCTCActccctcccaaaaaaaaatatatacaaaaaattatcgtccccaataacaaaaataatcttgctaaaaaagaaaatcttaaaaaacaaaattattattaaaataggGCCATGTTCACAAACTTAAAACAATTGGGTTTATCCAATACAGatcaaagaacaaa encodes:
- the LOC133874110 gene encoding beta-glucuronosyltransferase GlcAT14A, giving the protein MGIKGFTISFMLLAILFSFLYIPTKLTLPISNFRPIMNYLNVQKSNKPYPATFAYVISASKGDTGRLKRLLLALYHPGNYYLIHMDYGAPATEHRELAKFVARNPVFSEVGNVWVFKKPNLVTYRGPTMLATTLHAMAMLLRTCNWDWFINLSASDYPLITQDDLIDAFSDLPRNLNFIQHSGHLGWKLNKRGKPILIDPALYSRNKSDIWWVIKQRTVPTAFKLYTGSAWTILSRSFTEYCIVGWDNLPRTLLLYYTNFVSSPEGYFQTAICNSEDYKNTTVNHDLHYITWDNPPKQHPRSLGLKDYRSIVLSNRPFARKFKKNDRVLDKIDRQLLKRQQRQFNYGGWCSGSGNINNTCSAFQSENYGVLRPGAGARRLKTLLSRILSERNFHRQQCR